The genomic segment GGCGATCTGTCACGTGCTGGTGGTCGTAATGGGATTTGCCGCGCTGGCTCATCGTTCGTCACCGGTGCGAGTCCGCTGGTTCGACCGGGCCTTGCCGGTAGCCAGCGAGATGGTGCAGATGATGCGAATCGGACTTCCGGCGGGTATCAACCAACTGGCCTACTCGTTTGCCACGCAGATGGTCATCAAGATCGTGGCCTCCTATGGGATGGCGACGGTGGCTCTCTACGGAATGAGCGTCAAGGTTCTTCACTTTGGCTGGATGGCGATTGTGGGACTCGGGCTGGGAACGGGCGCGCTCGTCGGCCAATATCTGGGCAGCAAGGAACTGCACAAGGCATGGCTGGCCTCCGTGCTTTCGATCCGGCTGGCGGTGTGGCTGACCCTCGGCTACGCGGCGGCGATTCTGCTGGGTGCGCCGCTTATCGTTCGAGGATTTTTCCCGGAACCGGAAATGGCGGAGCTGGGAATAACGATTCTCCGGATTATGGCGATCAGTGTGCCCTTCGTCGGATTGCACATCGGAGCGGAGATCGTTTTCGAGGGCGCGGGACAGAATATTCCGCCCATGCTGCTGGGCATTATCCACTCGTGGCTGGTGGTGATTCCTACGATGTACCTCCTGGGTCCGCTTCTGGGCGGTGCCGCTCATATGGTTATGCTGGGTTGGACTCTGGCGCATATCGTCGGCGGCGCGGCGGCGCTGTGGCTGTTCCGCCGGGGCACCTGGCTCCTGCATGAGGTGTAAGGGTAGCGAGCGGCGTGACCCTCGGCTTACACATTTTTCTTTGGCACAATACATGCTCTCTTAAAGTTGCTTACTCCCTTTCAACAAGCGGAGAAACGCATGATTTTCAGAGCCTTCCAGAGGATTGCGGTGATTCCGTTCCGATGGAGGGCTCTGCATTTTTTGCGCGAATGCATTTCTGATGCACGAAACAGAAGTTCCAAAGACTCTGGAGGCACAGCATGCACATTATCGCAAGATGTCTGATTTGGGCGGCGGCACTTGCTTTGGCCGGTTCGGTGTTGGGGCAGAGTTGGACGTGGCAAAGCCCGCAGCCGCAAGGAAACTATCTGAACGACGTCGAAATCTTCGCCAATGGAACGGGCTGGGCGGTGGGCACATGCGGTGCCATCCTGCACACCACCGACGGCGGACAGAACTGGTCGGCGGAGCAGATTGATTCCGGTCTGGATTTCTCGGCGGTGGATTTCGCAAATTCGAGTTGTGGCTGGGCCTGCGGCACGGAACGGCGACCGAGTGGTTCACGAGCGGGAATCATGTGTACCACGGACGGAGGGGCGAGCTGGGTCGTTCAATATGAGAGAACCTCCGCCAATATGAAAGACGTGTTCTTTGTGAACGAACAGCTCGGATTCGTGCTTGCCCAGGATTATGACATCAGCGGCAGCGTCGTTTTGCGAACCACCGACGGCGGCGCAACCTGGGTTGCGTACTTTGCCGACTCGACGGGCAGTCTGGAGTGTCTGGCCTTTGCCAGCGAGACCGTGGGCTGGGCGATTGGCTTGAAGGTGGTTCGCACGACCGACGGCGGATTGACCTGGCAGCGGACGACATATGAGTATCTCTATGGATGGGATGCGCACTTCTTTAATGAGCAGAACGGCCTGGTAATGGGTTTTCGCCATCTCTATTCCACCGTGGACGGAGGAAGCAGTTGGAGTCAGTGGACCATTCCGCGGGAGGACAATCAATACGCTTTGAGCATGGATTTCCCTTCGTCCGAGGAAGGCTGGATCGTCGGATCGAACGGGCTGGCCCTCAACACGACGGATGGCGGAGGGACGTGGCAGCCGCGAACCATTCCGATTTCCGTTTCTTTCAGCGGGGTATCCTTCACTAACGGTCAGACCGGCTGGGCCGCCGGGCAGGGCGGAAGGATTTTTCACACGGATAACGGCGGGTTGTCGTGGACTCTTCAGGCCGGAGTGCGAATCAGCGAACGCATTCTATATGGTGTGGATTTCGCGGATTCGGTCTCCGGTTGGATTTGCGGGAATCGAGTCATTCTTCGCACGACGGATGCGGGAGTCTCATGGATCCATTGCCGCGAGGATTCCACCCTCGGCTATGCCGATATTGAAAGCATCGCCCCGAATGAAGCGTGGGCCGCTCTGTCTCGCGACTCGCTGATTCACACCACCGACGGCGGCACGACGTGGGACGCTCGCTTTGTGGGTGTTCACAC from the bacterium genome contains:
- a CDS encoding MATE family efflux transporter, which translates into the protein MKNVLSMGLPSMTGFMVMTVYELVDMFWLARISPAPVAAVTMCTTFVWLLSFTNMIIGPGSLAVISRRFGEGDLRRTERSIKNTFILKFTFGSLFGWPVIPALPWVLNFLGASPEVQRLGVTYGTVQLLMLGVTMAGYSVYTALRSIGRPAAALWIQVVTTVLNCLLDPLFIFGWGPFPAMGIFGAALATAICHVLVVVMGFAALAHRSSPVRVRWFDRALPVASEMVQMMRIGLPAGINQLAYSFATQMVIKIVASYGMATVALYGMSVKVLHFGWMAIVGLGLGTGALVGQYLGSKELHKAWLASVLSIRLAVWLTLGYAAAILLGAPLIVRGFFPEPEMAELGITILRIMAISVPFVGLHIGAEIVFEGAGQNIPPMLLGIIHSWLVVIPTMYLLGPLLGGAAHMVMLGWTLAHIVGGAAALWLFRRGTWLLHEV
- a CDS encoding T9SS type A sorting domain-containing protein codes for the protein MHIIARCLIWAAALALAGSVLGQSWTWQSPQPQGNYLNDVEIFANGTGWAVGTCGAILHTTDGGQNWSAEQIDSGLDFSAVDFANSSCGWACGTERRPSGSRAGIMCTTDGGASWVVQYERTSANMKDVFFVNEQLGFVLAQDYDISGSVVLRTTDGGATWVAYFADSTGSLECLAFASETVGWAIGLKVVRTTDGGLTWQRTTYEYLYGWDAHFFNEQNGLVMGFRHLYSTVDGGSSWSQWTIPREDNQYALSMDFPSSEEGWIVGSNGLALNTTDGGGTWQPRTIPISVSFSGVSFTNGQTGWAAGQGGRIFHTDNGGLSWTLQAGVRISERILYGVDFADSVSGWICGNRVILRTTDAGVSWIHCREDSTLGYADIESIAPNEAWAALSRDSLIHTTDGGTTWDARFVGVHTIERLQFVSPDTGFVLSHSGIARTVNGGQTWEYTEVELPGWNAFGMCFVDGNRGWIGGGKPGFILHTTDGGLSWTTQYFDSTWGETIIEDLSFSDSQNGWGVGWYNTVFHTTDGGQTWIEEDVGSSSSHTRVCFTDVDHGWVVSENAGRTFYTTDGGETWNVTAAAVDGGLFDACFPDARHGWAVGREGVIVRWENTTTPVNPRPESALPLSCSLAAYPNPFNPRTNVVFEIPLTGRIQLRVFDVTGRLVQTIADHVIPAGSHTQVFDGSHLPSGIYFVQLRGTDFGVTKKLVLLK